GTCGCGCACGTTGCGCTCCCCGAGCTGCTCCGCGAGCGCGCGCACCTCGCGCTCCAGTCTTGCGCCGAGGAGGTCCGCGGACCGTTGCTCGGCAGCGCCGTCCCGCTGCGCGCCGAGAGGCTCTGCGAATGGCTGCTCTGCGTTTCGCTCGCTCTGCGCGCCGGGAGGCTCTGCGAATGCCTGCTCTGTGTTTCGCTCTCTCTGCGCGCGGGCCCCGCGCTCGTCACGCTGCTGAGGAGAGTCCAGGGCCCGTCCCCGGGGGCCGCGGGCGTCGCGCTCCAGCGGTGCGCTGCGAGCCGCTCCGGACAGAGCAGCCTCACGCGCGCGCGTGGGCTCCGGTGAGGGGGCACTGCCGATGGAGGGCTCCTGGCCGGGCTGCGGCGCTGCTCGCTCTGCCATGGGGGCAGGATGCGCACGCTGCCCCGCGGCCTGCACGAGGGCTGGCCGTGGGGCAGGGGAGCGAGGGACCTTCTGCGGCTACATGCCCACCATGGCAGCGCTGGCGCCCTCGGCGAACAGCGTCGTGTCCGCCTTGGCCAGCAGCGTGGCGAGCCCCTCGCGGGTCTGCGCGCTGATCGCCACGCCGCCGTGCGTGCGCAGCAGGGCCTCCACCTCGTCCGGAGGGAGCAGGTCCGCCTTGTTCCAGACCATCAGGCGCGGCTTGTCCGTCAGCTCGAGGCTCTCGAGGATGCCCTCCACGGCCTCCACCTGCTCGTCGCGCGCGGGGTCTGCCGCGTCCACCACGTGCAGGAGCAGGCTCGCGTCCGCGAGCTCCTCGAGCGTGGCGCGGAACGCGTTGACCAGGTCCTTGGGCAGGTCGCGGATGAAGCCCACCGTGTCGGTGATGATCACCTCGCGCTCCTGCGGGAAGCGCAGGCGGCGGCTGGTGGGGTCCAGCGTGGCGAAGAGCTTGTTCTCCGCGAGCACCTCGGCGTTGGTGATGGCGTTGAGCAGCGTGCTCTTGCCCGCGTTGGTGTAGCCCACGATGGAGATGACCGGCAGGTCGCGCCGGTTGCGCTGCGCGCGGCGCACCTGGCGCTCGCGGGACAGCCCCTCGATTCGCTTCTCCAGGTGGTTGATGCGGTCGCGCACGCGGCGGCGGTCGATCTCGAGCTTCGTCTCACCGGGGCCTCGCCCGCCGATGCCGCCGGCGAGCCGGCTCAGGCCCTCGTCCGCCTGGGAGAGGCGCGGCAGCCGGTACTTCAGCTGCGCGAGCTCCACCTGCAGCTTGCCGTCCGCGCTCTGCGCGCGCTGGGCGAAGATGTCCAGGATGAGCTGGGTGCGGTCGAGCACCTTGAGGCTGGTGTCCTCGGCGATGTGCCGCCCCTGCGAGGGGGTGAGGTCCTTGTCGAAGACGAGCACGTCCGCCATGGCCTGCATGCTGCGCAGGTTGAGCTCCTCGAGCTTGCCGCGCCCGATGAGGTAGCGCGGGTCCGGCTCGCGGCGCATCTGCAGCACGCGGTCGATGACCTCCACCCCCGCGGTGCGCGAGAGCTCCTCGAGCTCGGCGAGGCTGGCCTCGGCGCGCGCGCGGTTGCCGTCCAGGCACACGGCGACGAGGATGGCGCGCTCGCGCCCGCTCACCTTGCGCGCGGCCGCCGTGCGGTTGAGCTCGGCCTCCAGCGCGGTGAGGGTGGCCTGCACGTCGGGCTGATCGCCGTGCACGGAGGGCAGGGACTCGGTGCGCCACAGCGCCGCGCTGCTGTCGTCCGCGGGCACCAGGTGCGCCCAGTGCAGCACGCCAGGCAGCCCCTCGGGCCCCACGCCGATGGCGGCCACCAGGTCCAGGCGCAGCAGCGCGAGGTCGGTGAGGTCGTCCTTGGTCAGCGGCTCGCTCTTGAGGTGCGTGTGCACCAGGCGCAGGCCGCGCAGACGCACCTGGCCCGCGCGGGCGCGGCCGATGTCCGGCAGCTCCAGCTGGTGCGCGTCGCCCACCAGGACGTGCTCGATCTCGCCCTTGCGGTTGATGAGCACTCCCACCTGGCGGTGGGTCTCGCGCGACAGCTCGGTGAGGTGGCGAGCGAGCTCCGGGGAGACGATCTCCTGGGGGGAGATGCGGCGCCGGTAGGTGTTCTGCAGCTTCTGCTGCTCGCTGGACTTCAAACCTGAGGTGTTGCCGAAGATCTCTCTCAAATCCGTGTCGTCTCTTTCCGTGAGGGGTGCTCCAGCCCAGTTATAGGGGCTGCCCAGCGGGGATTCACGCCCGGCGGAGGCCGGGGTTGCGCGCGGCCGGACTGGTGAGAACACTGCTCCGGCCCCGGCGCTTCCTGTCCCAGACGCGGGAATACGCGCCCCGGATCCGGGACGCCTCCGCGCTGCACTGACTGCAGGAAAGTGGGATGCGCGGGCTGCTCAGATGTTGCAGCTGCGGCAGGCCTCGCGCGCGGCGGCGTCCTTGGCGCCCAGGTCCATCAGGGCCTTGAACTCGGGCGAGTCCACCTTCATCACCAGGAGCGACACCTCGAGCTCCCCCGGCACGCGCCCCAGCTGCAGCTTGCGCTGCTCGCCGTGCAGCAGGGACAGCTCGCCGTGGCCCTGCTGCCCCTCGGGCAGCGCCACGTCCAGCTCCACCTGGAAGCTCTCCTTGCCCCCGGCGGACGGGGTGAGCACCAGCCGGTAGTCCGGCTGGGCCGCCCCGGGCTGGCGCCGCTCGGCGCGCACCGTGCGGCCCGTCTCGCCCAGGAGCTTGGGCTGGGCCACGAGCCTTCCGGCGCGCCGCACCTCGAGCGCGAAGTAGAGCGGCTCGGCGTGGGCCTTCGCGGGCGCGAGGGCGAGCGCCGTCCCCGAGAGCATCGTGCCGACCAGGAACATCCGGATGATGAAGGAGCGGGCCATGGTCAGTCCTCGGTAGCAACCCTTGCGCCAGGGAACGCTGGCGCCCCCTGCGACATACCGGGCCGGGCCGGCTCCCCGCCATGGGCCCCCTCCACCGGGGGCCCTGCGCTGGACACAACGTCCCGGGGCGGGGGCGATTGCGGCCATTGTGACACGGGGCTCGCGGCGGCCCAAACCCCGCCCCCGTGGCCGGCTGGACACCCCGGCGCAGGCCCGCAAAACGGGGCAGATATGCATTGACGGGGCGGGCGTTGGCCGCGTGTCACCTGCCACAGGAGCTCCCGATGCCCGTCGCCCTCCTCGTTGCGCTCGCCGTGCTCTCCCCCTCGCCGGACGCCCGCCCCGCTCCCGAGGGCTTGCTGCCCCCCACCCGGCGCGCCACCGCGCTGCTCGCCGGCACGCCCGTGACCGAGGAGCGGGCGGTGCGCCCGCTGTGGAAAGGGCTCGAGGGCGAGCGTGGCCTCCGGGCCTACCGGCTCGTGAGGGAGTGCGAGTCCCGGTCCCCCAGCCCTTGCGCGGTCATGGCGGGCAAGTACGTGAGGGGTGCCGGCGTGGCGAAGGACGAGTGGATCGCCGCGGCCCTGCTGGAGAGCGCGTGCAAGGTGAAGGAGAACGAGGGCAGGGACTACAAGGCCTGCTCGGCGCTGGGGATCCTGCTGGCCACCGGGGCCGGAGGGCTGCCGCGCGATCTCACCTGGGCGCTCGAGCTGCAGCGCTGGGCCTGCTCGAGCTCGGAGACCATCGGGTGCGCGGCGCTCGGCGACCTGCTGCTGCCCGCGCAGCCCGAGCCCACGAAGGACGCGGAGGTGGTGGCGCTCTACCGCCGCGGCTGTGACGCGGACTACAGCGCGGCCTGCAACAACCTCGGCTGGATGCTCGAGCGCGGGCGGGGCGCCGCGCGAGACCTCGCCCAGGCGCGCGCGCTCTACGAGCGCAGCTGCAAGGCGAAGCTCGCCGTCGGGTGCAAGAACCTGGGCGTGGTGTACGCGGCGAGCACCCGCCCGGAGGAGCTCGCCGAGGCGGCGCGCTACCTCGAGCCCTTCTGCAGCGCGGCGGAGCCGGCCACCTGCAGCGTGCTGGGCAGCGTGGAGGAGCGCCGCGGCGAGCGCCAGCGCGCGCTCGCCGCCTACGGGCGCGGCTGCAGCGCGGGCCACCTGCGCAGCTGCAACAACCAGGGCTTCCTGCTCGGGCTCAGCCACACCCCCGAGGACGAGGCGCGCGCACTCTCCCTCTTCGAGCGGGCTTGCGACGCGGGCGTGGGCCTCGCCTGCGCGAACGCGGCCACGCTGGTGGCCCCGGACCGGGCCCGCACCTTCAATGCGCGCGCCTGTGCACTGGGCGTGCAGGGCATCTGCGAGCCGCAGTAGAAGGACACGCGCGCTGGAAAAAGCGGCGGGAGCTGCGTGTTCTCTCCTGAATTCCCCGCGCGCGCGCCTTGACCCTCGCGGGGGCTTTGCACATTGTCCCCGCCCGCGCTTCCTTCAGCGCGCGAGCCCGGGCCCCTGCCGCCATGGAACGCACCGAACGCCTCCTCGATCTCGTCGCCCTCCTGCTCGACGCGCGCGAGCCCGTTTCCTGGGCGGAGCTGCGCGAGCACTTCCCGGCCGACTACGGCGCCATCTCGGACGACGCCGCGGAGCGCAAGTTCGAGCGCGACAAGGCGGAGCTGCTCGAGCTGGGCCTGCCGCTCACGTACATCCAGGGCGACGACGAGCGCAAAGACGGCTACGTCGTCGAGCGCGACGCGTACTACCTGCCCGAGGTGGGCCTGACGAAGGAGGAGCTCGCGGTGCTCTACGCCGCGGGGAGCGCCGCGCTCGCCTCCGAGGCCTTCCCCGGCCGCCAGGATCTCGCGCACGCGATGCGCAAGATGGGCTTCTTCGCCGGCGAGCAGCTTCCCACCCCGCGCGTGCGCATGGAGCTGGGCGCGGTGCAGGCGGACCAGGACCTGGGCGAGCGGCTGGAGACGCTCTGGGAGGCCTGCGCCGCGCGCAAGTGGGTGCAGATGACCTACCAGTCCCCCAAGTACGCGGAGCTCATCGAGCGGCGCGTGGACCCCTACGGGCTCGCGCTGCGGCGCGGGGTGTGGACGCTGGTGGGCTACTGCCACCTGCGCCAGGGGCTGCGCACCTTCCACGTGCACCGCATCCGCAGCCTGAAGATGAACAGCGCGAAGCCGCGTACCCCGGACTTCGAGGTGCCCGCGGACTTCTCACTCGACGCGCACGTGGCGCACTACCCGTGGCAGCACCGCTTCCACCCGCCGGTGGACGTGGAGCTGCAGCTCGGCGGAGAGCTCGCGCCCCGCGCCGAGAGCCTGCTGCCCGGCGCGCCCGTGACGCGCGGCGAGGACGGGGTCGCGCACGTGCGCGTGGCGGCCACCTTCATGGACGGGCTTTTGCGCTTCTGCCTCGCGCTGGGGCCCGAGTGCCGGGTGCTCGCGCCCGAGAGCGCCCGCGCCCGCGTGCGCGAGATGGCCGAGCGCGTGCTGCAGCGCCATGCCCCGCAGGACCCGCAGGCCCAGGAGGTGCGCCCGTGAGCGACGTGCACGAGCGGCTGCGCCGCCTGCTCTTCCTCGTCCCCTACGTGTCCAAGCACCCGGGCGTGAGCGTGGACGCGCTCGCGCAGGCGCTGGGCGTGGGGCGCGAGGACCTGCTCGAGGAGCTGGACCTGCTCGCGTGCGTGGGCCGGCCCCCCTTCAACCCGGACGACTACATCGACATCTACGTGGACAACGACCGCGTCTACGTGGACCTGGACCAGCGCCTGAGCGCCCCGCCGCGCCTCACCGCGGCGGAGGCCGCCGCCCTCAGCGCCGCCGCGGAGCTGCTGCGCCCGGCCGCGGGCGACGCGCTCGCCAGCGCGCTGCAGAAGCTCGAGCGCGTGCTGCCGCCGGCCGCGCGCAACCGCGCCCGGGAGATGGGCCGCAAGATCGACGCGACGCTCGATGCCCCCGAGGCGCTCGCGCCCCTCACCCGCGCCATCCTCGAGCGGCGCGAGGTGACCTTCCTCTACGCGAGCCCCGGCCACGCGCCCGAGACGCGAAGGGTGCGCCCCTTCGAGCTGCTCAGCCACCGCGGCCAGTGGTACCTGCAGGGCTACGATCACGTGCGCGCCGCGGACCGCCTCTTCCGCGTGGACCGCATGGACTCGCTCGCGCTCACGGACGCGACCTTCGAGCCGCCCGCGGACGCGCACGCGCGCGTGCCCAATCCCGCGCGCGGCCGCACCGACGTGCGCGTGCGCTTCAGCCGCACCGCGGCCCCCTA
This genomic interval from Aggregicoccus sp. 17bor-14 contains the following:
- a CDS encoding WYL domain-containing protein; this translates as MSDVHERLRRLLFLVPYVSKHPGVSVDALAQALGVGREDLLEELDLLACVGRPPFNPDDYIDIYVDNDRVYVDLDQRLSAPPRLTAAEAAALSAAAELLRPAAGDALASALQKLERVLPPAARNRAREMGRKIDATLDAPEALAPLTRAILERREVTFLYASPGHAPETRRVRPFELLSHRGQWYLQGYDHVRAADRLFRVDRMDSLALTDATFEPPADAHARVPNPARGRTDVRVRFSRTAAPYVRERFGEDARLLADGGVEVRVAGDSERWLTQWVLSFGGEAEVLEPAWAREAVARAARASLEL
- the hflX gene encoding GTPase HflX produces the protein MREIFGNTSGLKSSEQQKLQNTYRRRISPQEIVSPELARHLTELSRETHRQVGVLINRKGEIEHVLVGDAHQLELPDIGRARAGQVRLRGLRLVHTHLKSEPLTKDDLTDLALLRLDLVAAIGVGPEGLPGVLHWAHLVPADDSSAALWRTESLPSVHGDQPDVQATLTALEAELNRTAAARKVSGRERAILVAVCLDGNRARAEASLAELEELSRTAGVEVIDRVLQMRREPDPRYLIGRGKLEELNLRSMQAMADVLVFDKDLTPSQGRHIAEDTSLKVLDRTQLILDIFAQRAQSADGKLQVELAQLKYRLPRLSQADEGLSRLAGGIGGRGPGETKLEIDRRRVRDRINHLEKRIEGLSRERQVRRAQRNRRDLPVISIVGYTNAGKSTLLNAITNAEVLAENKLFATLDPTSRRLRFPQEREVIITDTVGFIRDLPKDLVNAFRATLEELADASLLLHVVDAADPARDEQVEAVEGILESLELTDKPRLMVWNKADLLPPDEVEALLRTHGGVAISAQTREGLATLLAKADTTLFAEGASAAMVGM
- a CDS encoding YafY family protein, translating into MERTERLLDLVALLLDAREPVSWAELREHFPADYGAISDDAAERKFERDKAELLELGLPLTYIQGDDERKDGYVVERDAYYLPEVGLTKEELAVLYAAGSAALASEAFPGRQDLAHAMRKMGFFAGEQLPTPRVRMELGAVQADQDLGERLETLWEACAARKWVQMTYQSPKYAELIERRVDPYGLALRRGVWTLVGYCHLRQGLRTFHVHRIRSLKMNSAKPRTPDFEVPADFSLDAHVAHYPWQHRFHPPVDVELQLGGELAPRAESLLPGAPVTRGEDGVAHVRVAATFMDGLLRFCLALGPECRVLAPESARARVREMAERVLQRHAPQDPQAQEVRP
- a CDS encoding tetratricopeptide repeat protein; protein product: MPVALLVALAVLSPSPDARPAPEGLLPPTRRATALLAGTPVTEERAVRPLWKGLEGERGLRAYRLVRECESRSPSPCAVMAGKYVRGAGVAKDEWIAAALLESACKVKENEGRDYKACSALGILLATGAGGLPRDLTWALELQRWACSSSETIGCAALGDLLLPAQPEPTKDAEVVALYRRGCDADYSAACNNLGWMLERGRGAARDLAQARALYERSCKAKLAVGCKNLGVVYAASTRPEELAEAARYLEPFCSAAEPATCSVLGSVEERRGERQRALAAYGRGCSAGHLRSCNNQGFLLGLSHTPEDEARALSLFERACDAGVGLACANAATLVAPDRARTFNARACALGVQGICEPQ